Proteins encoded together in one Cellulomonas gilvus ATCC 13127 window:
- a CDS encoding endonuclease/exonuclease/phosphatase family protein → MRLASFNALHGLRPGDDAADPSRWPDVVAALDADVLALQEVDRAQPRSGGVDMTAVAADALGATDARFVPTLLGRPGRWRDARDPGADGPAHGIALLSRHPVTEWRTVALPQRAGRTWVRGAGRLLPRPHRDRPRHALVAVVDSPVGAVTVVATHLTYLRGQNVAQLRHLVAATADLPRPLVLLGDLNVGPSTATGITGWTALVTAPTYPSHGPTVQIDHALVDGPLRAVTPGRAVDTGLSDHRALVVDVTQA, encoded by the coding sequence ATGCGCCTCGCGAGCTTCAACGCCCTGCACGGGCTGCGTCCGGGTGACGACGCCGCCGACCCGTCGCGCTGGCCGGACGTGGTCGCGGCGCTCGACGCGGACGTCCTCGCGCTCCAGGAGGTGGACCGCGCGCAGCCCCGCTCGGGCGGCGTCGACATGACGGCCGTGGCGGCCGACGCCCTCGGTGCGACCGACGCGCGCTTCGTCCCGACCCTGCTCGGCCGGCCCGGCCGGTGGCGTGACGCGCGCGACCCCGGCGCCGACGGTCCCGCGCACGGGATCGCCCTGCTCAGCCGCCACCCGGTGACCGAGTGGCGTACCGTCGCGCTCCCGCAGCGCGCCGGCCGCACCTGGGTCCGTGGCGCGGGCCGGCTGCTGCCCCGCCCGCACCGCGACCGTCCGCGCCACGCGCTCGTGGCCGTCGTCGACTCACCCGTCGGCGCCGTGACCGTCGTGGCGACGCACCTGACCTACCTGCGCGGGCAGAACGTCGCCCAGCTGCGTCACCTGGTCGCGGCGACCGCGGACCTGCCCCGTCCTCTGGTGCTGCTCGGCGACCTCAACGTGGGTCCGTCGACCGCCACGGGGATCACCGGCTGGACCGCGCTGGTGACGGCCCCGACCTATCCGTCACACGGCCCGACGGTGCAGATCGACCACGCGCTCGTGGACGGTCCGCTGCGCGCCGTGACGCCCGGCCGCGCGGTCGACACCGGCCTGTCCGACCACCGCGCGCTCGTCGTCGACGTCACGCAGGCGTGA
- a CDS encoding GNAT family N-acetyltransferase codes for MGAQLCTDDAERMRRQVGALLAVEGGLVLVGTLDEQPAGLLLARVVGPGPFTDATTLALEAVFVMHTARRRGLGHALLAAAAQAAEEHGAVEVYASPLPGARGMQRFLARLGFAPAAAFRVAGTAALQRRLAHDPAAVGPAVRRGAPRGLEDLIARRRQARAARQPGDDAITARHLHVERAVPAAHP; via the coding sequence ATGGGGGCTCAGCTCTGCACGGACGACGCCGAGCGCATGCGGCGTCAGGTCGGTGCGCTCCTCGCCGTCGAGGGCGGGCTCGTCCTGGTCGGGACGCTCGACGAGCAGCCTGCCGGCCTGCTGCTCGCACGCGTGGTCGGCCCGGGGCCGTTCACCGACGCGACCACGCTCGCGCTCGAGGCCGTGTTCGTGATGCACACGGCGCGCCGGCGCGGACTCGGTCACGCCCTGCTCGCTGCGGCGGCGCAGGCGGCCGAGGAGCACGGTGCGGTCGAGGTCTACGCCTCGCCGTTGCCCGGTGCGCGCGGCATGCAGCGGTTCCTGGCGCGGCTGGGCTTCGCCCCGGCCGCGGCGTTCCGCGTCGCCGGCACCGCGGCGCTCCAGCGCCGTCTCGCGCACGACCCTGCCGCGGTGGGTCCCGCGGTGCGCCGCGGCGCACCGCGCGGGCTCGAGGACCTCATCGCACGCCGCCGTCAGGCGCGTGCCGCGCGGCAGCCCGGGGACGACGCGATCACGGCGCGGCACCTGCACGTCGAACGAGCGGTGCCCGCGGCTCACCCGTAG
- a CDS encoding ABC transporter ATP-binding protein — protein sequence MTTTTVSDVHRGAPEGTPLLDATDLYAGYLPGVDILNGCNLVLHPGELVGIIGPNGAGKSTLLKALFGLVPIRQGSVVLGGDEITNQRADKLVRRGVGFVPQTNNVFPSLTIEENLRMGIFQDPKRFAERFEFVTDIFPALGERRRQRAGSLSGGERQMVAMARALMMDPSVLLLDEPSAGLSPVRQDEAFLRTRKINKAGVSIVIVEQNARRCLQICDRAYVLDQGRNAYSGPGRELMNDPKVIELYLGTLAADVEAAAHDDTQG from the coding sequence GTGACCACGACCACCGTGTCCGACGTCCACCGCGGGGCACCCGAGGGCACCCCGCTGCTGGACGCGACCGACCTGTACGCCGGCTACCTGCCGGGCGTCGACATCCTCAACGGGTGCAACCTGGTGCTGCACCCCGGTGAGCTGGTCGGGATCATCGGCCCCAACGGCGCGGGCAAGTCCACGCTCCTCAAGGCGCTGTTCGGGCTGGTGCCGATCCGCCAGGGCTCGGTGGTGCTCGGCGGCGACGAGATCACCAACCAGCGTGCCGACAAGCTGGTGCGCCGGGGCGTGGGGTTCGTCCCGCAGACCAACAACGTGTTCCCCTCGCTCACCATCGAGGAGAACCTGCGGATGGGGATCTTCCAGGACCCGAAGCGGTTCGCCGAGCGGTTCGAGTTCGTCACCGACATCTTCCCGGCCCTCGGGGAGCGCCGCCGCCAGCGTGCGGGCTCGCTCTCCGGCGGTGAGCGGCAGATGGTTGCGATGGCGCGCGCGCTCATGATGGACCCGTCCGTCCTGCTGCTCGACGAGCCGTCCGCGGGGCTGTCCCCCGTGCGGCAGGACGAGGCGTTCCTGCGCACCCGCAAGATCAACAAGGCGGGCGTGTCCATCGTCATCGTCGAGCAGAACGCGCGCCGGTGCCTGCAGATCTGCGACCGCGCGTACGTCCTCGACCAGGGCCGCAACGCGTACTCCGGACCGGGCCGTGAGCTCATGAACGACCCCAAGGTCATCGAGCTGTACCTCGGCACCCTCGCGGCCGACGTCGAGGCCGCGGCGCACGACGACACGCAGGGCTGA
- a CDS encoding ABC transporter ATP-binding protein, with product MSADTPPTPAVPDRSPTPREVVARALADVPRTPGAPKPDPIIVADGVRRTFGGINAVDVEHLEVQRGAITALIGPNGAGKTTLFNLLTGFDRADAGTWTFEGRSVQGKPAARMAGLGMVRTFQLTKALSRMRVIDNMRLGATGQRGENLFAALLPWLWRAQEDAISARADELLTRFKLDGKADDFAGSLSGGQRKLLEMARALMTHPTMVMLDEPMAGVNPALTQSLLGHIQGLRDDGMTVLFVEHDMHMVRHISDWVVVMAEGRVVAEGPPETIMQDQAVVDAYLGAHHDTDLGDDALLEEDVVEQYEAEAEAEEATK from the coding sequence ATGTCCGCTGACACGCCCCCCACACCCGCCGTCCCCGACCGCTCGCCGACCCCGCGCGAGGTCGTCGCGCGTGCTCTCGCGGACGTGCCCCGCACCCCCGGCGCTCCCAAGCCGGACCCGATCATCGTCGCGGACGGCGTCCGGCGGACGTTCGGCGGCATCAACGCCGTCGACGTCGAGCACCTCGAGGTGCAGCGCGGTGCGATCACCGCCCTGATCGGCCCGAACGGCGCGGGCAAGACGACGCTGTTCAACCTGCTCACCGGGTTCGACCGGGCCGACGCGGGCACGTGGACGTTCGAAGGTCGCTCCGTGCAGGGCAAGCCCGCGGCGCGCATGGCCGGCCTCGGCATGGTGCGCACGTTCCAGCTCACCAAGGCGCTCTCGCGCATGCGCGTGATCGACAACATGCGGCTGGGCGCCACCGGTCAGCGCGGTGAGAACCTGTTCGCCGCCCTCCTGCCGTGGCTCTGGCGCGCGCAGGAGGACGCGATCTCCGCACGTGCAGACGAGCTGCTCACCCGGTTCAAGCTCGACGGCAAGGCCGACGACTTCGCGGGCTCGCTGTCCGGCGGGCAGCGCAAGCTCCTCGAGATGGCCCGTGCGCTCATGACGCACCCGACCATGGTCATGCTGGACGAGCCCATGGCCGGCGTGAACCCCGCGCTCACGCAGTCCCTCCTGGGCCACATCCAGGGCCTGCGCGACGACGGGATGACGGTGCTGTTCGTCGAGCACGACATGCACATGGTCCGGCACATCTCCGACTGGGTCGTCGTGATGGCCGAGGGCCGGGTGGTCGCGGAAGGACCGCCCGAGACGATCATGCAGGACCAGGCCGTGGTCGACGCCTACCTGGGCGCGCACCACGACACCGACCTCGGCGACGACGCGCTCCTCGAGGAGGACGTGGTCGAGCAGTACGAGGCCGAGGCCGAGGCCGAGGAGGCGACCAAGTGA
- a CDS encoding branched-chain amino acid ABC transporter permease, with protein sequence MDWTRILTNVAGEAFAPATAAYAMAAIGLNIHFGMTGLLNFGQAGFVLLGAYSYAITAMAGWPVFASVLAALASAAVFGILLGIPTLKLRGDYLSIVTIAAAEIVRIVSRSTSLTDLTGGNSGLSGGDGYKRTFESLCPFPDGTTALGPFSYSNCAGSSWWLRLCAWAVVAIACLLVWRWMRSPWGRVLKGIREDEDAVRALGKNVYGYKMQALVLGGMGGAVAGIFYTLPTSVQADAMGRTMTFNIWTVLLLGGAATVFGPVLGSVLLWTVFMLVKTVLRDLQLEFLSSTQSEAFSWMLVGLTLMLLVIFRPQGILGDKKELSIDVR encoded by the coding sequence ATGGACTGGACCCGGATCCTCACCAACGTCGCCGGCGAGGCCTTCGCGCCCGCCACCGCGGCCTACGCGATGGCGGCCATCGGCCTCAACATCCACTTCGGCATGACCGGCCTGCTCAACTTCGGCCAGGCGGGCTTCGTGCTGCTCGGGGCGTACTCGTACGCGATCACCGCGATGGCCGGCTGGCCCGTGTTCGCCTCGGTGCTCGCGGCCCTCGCCTCGGCGGCCGTGTTCGGGATCCTGCTGGGCATCCCGACCCTCAAGCTGCGCGGCGACTACCTGTCGATCGTCACGATCGCCGCGGCGGAGATCGTGCGCATCGTCAGCCGCTCGACCTCGCTCACCGACCTCACGGGCGGCAACTCGGGGCTGTCCGGAGGGGACGGGTACAAGCGCACGTTCGAGTCGTTGTGCCCGTTCCCCGACGGCACGACCGCGCTCGGCCCGTTCAGCTACAGCAACTGCGCGGGCAGCAGCTGGTGGCTGAGGCTGTGCGCGTGGGCCGTCGTCGCGATCGCCTGCCTGCTGGTCTGGCGCTGGATGCGCAGCCCGTGGGGCCGCGTCCTCAAGGGGATCCGCGAGGACGAGGACGCGGTGCGTGCGCTCGGCAAGAACGTGTACGGCTACAAGATGCAGGCGCTGGTGCTGGGCGGCATGGGTGGCGCGGTCGCGGGCATCTTCTACACGCTCCCGACGTCGGTCCAGGCCGACGCGATGGGCCGCACGATGACGTTCAACATCTGGACCGTGCTGCTCCTGGGCGGCGCCGCCACGGTGTTCGGGCCCGTGCTGGGCTCGGTGCTGCTGTGGACGGTCTTCATGCTCGTCAAGACCGTCCTGCGGGACCTGCAGCTCGAGTTCCTCAGCAGCACGCAGTCCGAGGCGTTCAGCTGGATGCTCGTCGGCCTGACCCTGATGCTCCTGGTGATCTTCCGACCACAAGGCATCCTCGGCGACAAGAAGGAGCTGTCGATCGATGTCCGCTGA
- a CDS encoding ABC transporter substrate-binding protein: MLRSHHALRAVALAGAVALVLTACGNSDEDPAADPSSTGAAPAGDGALVIGSLLPQTGSLAFLGPPEIAGVDLAVEEINAAGGINGEDVVVHHADSSDADHADVAPQSWTDLQSKGVQAVIGAASSSVTQLVVDDIATAKVVMVSPANTATSLSGYSDFYFRTAPPDTVQGSALGNLIINDGVENLGMLVFNEEYGTSLRDVVKATVEDAGGTVTYGNQGEEFDPTAPSFADPVAGVMSSNGGKAPDAIAIIAFEQTKSIVPELVAAGFEGRIYMVDGNTADYSKDFEAGTLAAWTSQGTIPGAYPSDDFQARMLEVDPDLTDYSYGPESYDATMLIALAALKGGGVDGETIQKNMAAVSGADGGTKCTGFQECADLVKAGEDIDYEAVSGAGPFNADNDPSSAFIGIYQFNDDNTYKWVKAVEGSVEG, from the coding sequence ATGCTTCGTTCGCATCACGCGCTGAGGGCCGTCGCCCTCGCCGGCGCCGTCGCGCTGGTCCTGACCGCATGTGGGAACAGCGACGAGGACCCGGCCGCCGACCCGTCGTCGACGGGCGCCGCCCCGGCCGGTGACGGCGCGCTCGTCATCGGATCGCTGCTTCCCCAGACCGGCTCGCTCGCCTTCCTCGGCCCGCCCGAGATCGCCGGCGTCGACCTCGCGGTCGAGGAGATCAACGCGGCCGGCGGCATCAACGGCGAGGACGTGGTGGTGCACCACGCGGACTCCTCGGACGCGGACCACGCGGACGTCGCTCCGCAGTCGTGGACCGACCTCCAGAGCAAGGGCGTGCAGGCGGTCATCGGTGCCGCGTCGTCGTCCGTGACGCAGCTCGTCGTCGACGACATCGCGACCGCCAAGGTCGTGATGGTCTCGCCCGCGAACACCGCGACGAGCCTGTCCGGGTACAGCGACTTCTACTTCCGCACCGCTCCGCCGGACACGGTCCAGGGGTCGGCGCTCGGCAACCTCATCATCAACGACGGCGTCGAGAACCTCGGCATGCTCGTGTTCAACGAGGAGTACGGCACGTCGCTGCGCGACGTCGTCAAGGCCACGGTCGAGGACGCGGGCGGCACGGTCACCTACGGCAACCAGGGCGAGGAGTTCGACCCGACGGCCCCGTCGTTCGCGGACCCCGTCGCTGGCGTCATGTCCTCCAACGGCGGCAAGGCGCCCGACGCGATCGCGATCATCGCGTTCGAGCAGACCAAGTCGATCGTCCCCGAGCTGGTCGCGGCCGGCTTCGAGGGCCGCATCTACATGGTCGACGGCAACACGGCGGACTACTCGAAGGACTTCGAGGCCGGCACGCTCGCCGCGTGGACGTCGCAGGGCACGATCCCGGGCGCCTACCCGTCGGACGACTTCCAGGCCCGGATGCTCGAGGTCGACCCGGACCTGACGGACTACTCCTACGGTCCGGAGTCCTACGACGCCACGATGCTCATCGCGCTCGCTGCGCTCAAGGGCGGCGGCGTGGACGGCGAGACGATCCAGAAGAACATGGCGGCCGTCTCGGGCGCTGACGGTGGCACCAAGTGCACCGGGTTCCAGGAGTGCGCCGACCTCGTCAAGGCGGGCGAGGACATCGACTACGAGGCCGTCTCCGGTGCGGGACCGTTCAACGCCGACAACGACCCGTCGTCCGCGTTCATCGGGATCTACCAGTTCAACGACGACAACACCTACAAGTGGGTGAAGGCCGTCGAGGGCTCCGTCGAGGGCTGA
- a CDS encoding branched-chain amino acid ABC transporter permease — protein MTGLTLLVLALVGLLAVPTGARAATAACTPDASTACVGGTVRTSAGDPATGVVLTVEGQGQSVEATTDSDGRWSAAVTKAGDYTVTLDPASLPAGEQLRDPGKNPRTVSVTLNAQFGALFPLGEPRGGGTATPDPDATDGPTAQPEPGGSSGSGVTGKRVAQQLANGLVFGLLLALASVGLSLIYGTTGLSSFAHGEQVTLGAILAYWFVQSLGMPLPVAAAVATLLGAASGWLQDAGIWHPLRRRRIGLTQQMIVTIGLSMVLQYLFQFLLGGGKLRIDTSNPSPVRLGPVSLPSQTLLSAGIAIAVLIGVAVFLLYTRTGRATRAVSDNPALAAASGIGVERVIRIVWTGAAGLAALGGVLIGLYFQSTSWNMGGTVLLLMFAAVTLGGLGTAWGALAGSIVIGVVAEMSSLVIPSDMKYAGALLILILVLLVRPQGILGRRDRIG, from the coding sequence GTGACCGGGTTGACCCTCTTGGTGCTCGCACTCGTCGGCCTGCTCGCGGTACCCACGGGTGCCCGGGCGGCGACCGCGGCGTGCACGCCCGACGCGAGCACCGCGTGCGTCGGCGGGACGGTCCGGACCAGCGCCGGCGATCCCGCGACCGGGGTCGTGCTCACCGTCGAGGGCCAGGGGCAGAGCGTCGAGGCCACCACGGACAGCGACGGTCGGTGGTCGGCCGCGGTGACCAAGGCGGGCGACTACACCGTCACGCTCGACCCCGCGTCGCTCCCGGCGGGCGAGCAGCTGCGGGACCCAGGCAAGAACCCGCGGACCGTCTCTGTGACGCTGAACGCCCAGTTCGGCGCGCTGTTCCCGCTCGGTGAGCCGCGCGGCGGCGGTACCGCGACCCCGGACCCGGACGCGACCGACGGCCCGACCGCGCAGCCCGAGCCCGGTGGCTCGTCGGGCAGCGGCGTCACGGGCAAGCGTGTCGCCCAGCAGCTCGCCAACGGCCTCGTGTTCGGGCTGCTGCTCGCGCTCGCGTCGGTCGGTCTCTCGCTGATCTACGGCACCACGGGCCTGAGCAGCTTCGCGCACGGCGAGCAGGTGACGCTCGGCGCCATCCTCGCGTACTGGTTCGTGCAGAGCCTGGGCATGCCCCTGCCGGTCGCCGCGGCCGTCGCGACGCTCCTCGGAGCGGCGTCGGGCTGGTTGCAGGACGCGGGCATCTGGCACCCGCTGCGGCGCCGGCGCATCGGGCTGACGCAGCAGATGATCGTCACGATCGGCCTGTCGATGGTGCTGCAGTACCTGTTCCAGTTCCTGCTCGGCGGCGGCAAGCTGCGCATCGACACGAGCAACCCGTCGCCCGTGCGGCTCGGGCCCGTGTCGCTGCCGTCGCAGACGCTGCTGTCCGCGGGCATCGCGATCGCCGTGCTCATCGGCGTGGCGGTGTTCCTGCTGTACACCCGCACCGGGCGGGCCACGCGGGCCGTCTCGGACAACCCCGCGCTGGCCGCGGCGTCCGGGATCGGCGTCGAGCGCGTCATCCGGATCGTCTGGACGGGCGCTGCGGGGCTCGCCGCGCTGGGCGGCGTGCTCATCGGCCTCTACTTCCAGTCGACCTCGTGGAACATGGGCGGCACCGTGCTGCTCCTGATGTTCGCGGCGGTCACGCTCGGCGGACTCGGCACCGCGTGGGGTGCGCTCGCCGGATCCATCGTCATCGGCGTCGTCGCCGAGATGTCGAGCCTCGTCATCCCGTCGGACATGAAGTACGCCGGCGCGCTGCTCATCCTCATCCTCGTCCTGCTCGTGCGGCCCCAGGGAATCCTGGGCCGCCGGGACCGGATCGGCTGA
- a CDS encoding ANTAR domain-containing response regulator — protein MTKDATPEPTQAAPDALDLSGAPESADERPPAGARPRRRAVVAEDEALIRMDVVETLRDGGFEVVGEAGDGEQAVALATELKPDVVVMDVKMPILDGISAAERIGKEHLAPVVLLTAFSQTELVERARDAGAMAYVVKPFSPADLLPAVEIAISRYAQISALESEVADLAERFETRKRVDRAKGLLMTKMGLSEPESFRWIQKTSMDRRLTMREVADAVIEQVGGGS, from the coding sequence GTGACCAAGGACGCCACCCCCGAGCCCACCCAGGCGGCCCCCGACGCCCTGGACCTGTCAGGCGCGCCTGAGAGCGCCGACGAGCGACCCCCCGCGGGTGCGCGTCCGCGTCGCCGCGCCGTCGTGGCCGAGGACGAGGCGCTCATCCGCATGGACGTCGTCGAGACGCTGCGCGACGGCGGGTTCGAGGTCGTCGGCGAGGCGGGTGACGGCGAGCAGGCGGTCGCGCTGGCCACCGAGCTCAAGCCGGACGTCGTCGTCATGGACGTCAAGATGCCGATCCTCGACGGCATCTCCGCGGCCGAGCGCATCGGCAAGGAGCACCTGGCCCCCGTGGTCCTGCTCACCGCGTTCTCCCAGACGGAGCTCGTCGAGCGCGCGCGGGACGCGGGTGCCATGGCGTACGTCGTCAAGCCGTTCAGCCCGGCCGACCTGCTGCCCGCGGTGGAGATCGCGATCTCGCGCTACGCGCAGATCAGCGCGCTCGAGTCCGAGGTCGCGGACCTGGCCGAGCGGTTCGAGACCCGCAAGCGCGTCGACCGCGCCAAGGGCCTGCTCATGACGAAGATGGGCCTGAGCGAGCCGGAGTCGTTCCGGTGGATCCAGAAGACGTCGATGGACCGACGCCTGACCATGCGCGAGGTGGCCGACGCGGTCATCGAGCAGGTCGGCGGGGGTTCCTGA
- the polA gene encoding DNA polymerase I, with the protein MSAAQPARLLLIDGHSMAYRAFFALPVENFATSSGQPTNAVFGFTSMLANLLRDEQPTHVAVAFDLGRTTFRTEEYEAYKGTRDATPEPFRGQVDVIRRVLEPLHIPVLTKERYEADDVIATLATQATAQGMQVLICSGDRDAFQLVDDDVTVLYPVRGVSELARMTPAAVEAKYGVPPQRYSDLAALVGETSDNLPGVPGVGPKTAAKWLTQHGDLDGVVAAADRITGKAGESLRANLAQVQLNRRLNQLVLDLELPLGPEDLEARPWDRQALHTILDELEFRTLRDRLFAMLPDESTTSAVAVAAAALELAELGPDGLAGWLAPRATTVLGLDVRGSGAPAGGDAWGLALADADGQAVVLDLASISPADEAALAAWLADPSAPKAVHAAKVAAHALGGRGLALRGVVFDTELAAYLCQPDRRAYDLPDLAIGYLHRELGEDDAGAGGQGALDLELDGTGEDRRAAIRAAAVRDLVDVLDGEVADRGARHLLVDVEQPLQDVLVRMEAAGIAVDQGYLTELERGFDHQVTTAAGEAYDVIGREVNLGSPKQLQEVLFDQLDMPKTKKIKTGYTTDAAALTDLFARTQHPFLEHLLAHRDAIRLRQTVEGLQRSVAADGRIHTTFQQTIAATGRLSSADPNLQNIPIRTEAGRQIRRAFVVGDGFETLLTADYSQIEMRIMAHLSGDAGLIEAFRSGEDLHSYVGSRVFGVPTDQVTSAQRSKIKAMSYGLAYGLSSYGLSQQLGIEVGEAAELMRDYFERFGGVRDYLTTVVDEARTTGFTATVLDRRRYLPDLTSDNRQRREAAERMALNAPIQGSAADLIKLAMLGVDRELTRRGLTTRMLLQVHDELVLEVAAGERDEVEQLVREQMAAAGAGLPGGALDVALDVSVGVGASWHEAGH; encoded by the coding sequence GTGAGCGCCGCACAGCCAGCCCGCCTTCTCCTCATCGACGGTCACTCGATGGCCTACCGCGCGTTCTTCGCGCTGCCGGTCGAGAACTTCGCGACGTCGTCGGGCCAGCCGACGAACGCGGTGTTCGGCTTCACGTCGATGCTCGCCAACCTCCTGCGCGACGAGCAGCCGACGCACGTCGCGGTCGCGTTCGACCTCGGCCGGACCACGTTCCGCACCGAGGAGTACGAGGCGTACAAGGGCACGCGGGACGCCACGCCGGAGCCGTTCCGCGGCCAGGTGGACGTGATCCGCCGCGTGCTCGAGCCTCTGCACATCCCGGTGCTCACCAAGGAGCGCTACGAGGCGGACGACGTGATCGCGACGCTCGCGACCCAGGCGACCGCGCAGGGCATGCAGGTGCTGATCTGCTCGGGCGACCGGGACGCGTTCCAGCTGGTGGACGACGACGTGACGGTGCTCTACCCGGTCCGTGGCGTCTCCGAGCTGGCCCGGATGACCCCCGCCGCGGTCGAGGCGAAGTACGGCGTGCCGCCCCAGCGCTACTCCGACCTCGCGGCGCTCGTCGGCGAGACCTCGGACAACCTGCCGGGTGTGCCCGGCGTCGGCCCGAAGACCGCGGCGAAGTGGCTCACGCAGCACGGCGACCTGGACGGCGTGGTCGCCGCGGCCGATCGGATCACGGGCAAGGCGGGGGAGTCGCTGCGCGCGAACCTCGCGCAGGTCCAGCTCAACCGCCGGCTGAACCAGCTCGTCCTGGACCTCGAGCTGCCGCTCGGCCCGGAGGACCTCGAGGCCCGGCCCTGGGACCGGCAGGCGTTGCACACGATCCTGGACGAGCTCGAGTTCCGGACGCTGCGGGACCGCCTGTTCGCCATGCTGCCCGACGAGTCGACGACGTCCGCGGTCGCGGTGGCCGCGGCGGCGCTCGAGCTCGCGGAGCTCGGCCCGGACGGGCTCGCCGGCTGGCTCGCGCCACGTGCGACGACGGTGCTCGGGCTGGACGTCCGGGGGTCGGGCGCACCGGCGGGTGGTGACGCGTGGGGTCTGGCGCTCGCCGATGCCGACGGCCAGGCGGTCGTTCTGGACCTCGCGTCGATCAGCCCGGCCGACGAGGCGGCGCTGGCCGCGTGGCTCGCGGACCCGTCGGCACCGAAGGCCGTGCACGCGGCGAAGGTCGCGGCGCACGCGCTCGGCGGCCGCGGGCTCGCACTGCGGGGCGTCGTGTTCGACACCGAGCTCGCCGCGTACCTGTGCCAGCCGGACCGGCGCGCGTACGACCTGCCCGACCTCGCGATCGGCTACCTGCACCGCGAGCTCGGCGAGGACGACGCGGGCGCAGGCGGGCAGGGTGCCCTCGACCTCGAGCTCGACGGCACGGGCGAGGACCGCAGGGCCGCGATCCGGGCGGCGGCCGTGCGCGACCTGGTGGACGTGCTCGACGGCGAGGTCGCGGACCGCGGTGCGCGGCACCTGCTGGTCGACGTCGAGCAGCCGCTCCAGGACGTCCTGGTGCGCATGGAGGCCGCGGGCATCGCGGTCGACCAGGGCTACCTCACCGAGCTCGAGCGCGGGTTCGACCACCAGGTGACCACGGCCGCGGGCGAGGCGTACGACGTCATCGGCCGCGAGGTGAACCTCGGCTCGCCCAAGCAGCTCCAGGAGGTGCTGTTCGACCAGCTGGACATGCCCAAGACCAAGAAGATCAAGACCGGGTACACGACGGACGCCGCGGCGCTCACCGACCTGTTCGCGCGCACGCAGCACCCGTTCCTCGAGCACCTGCTGGCGCACCGTGACGCGATCCGGCTCCGGCAGACCGTCGAGGGGCTCCAGCGCTCGGTCGCGGCCGACGGGCGGATCCACACCACGTTCCAGCAGACCATCGCGGCCACCGGTCGTCTGTCGTCGGCGGACCCGAACCTCCAGAACATCCCGATCCGCACCGAGGCCGGTCGGCAGATCCGGCGCGCGTTCGTGGTGGGCGACGGCTTCGAGACGCTCCTGACCGCGGACTACTCGCAGATCGAGATGCGGATCATGGCGCACCTGTCGGGTGACGCCGGGCTCATCGAGGCGTTCCGGTCGGGCGAGGACCTGCACAGCTACGTCGGTTCGCGCGTGTTCGGCGTGCCGACCGATCAGGTGACGTCCGCGCAGCGGTCCAAGATCAAGGCGATGTCGTACGGCCTGGCGTACGGCCTGTCGTCGTACGGGCTGTCGCAGCAGCTGGGGATCGAGGTGGGCGAGGCCGCCGAGCTCATGCGCGACTACTTCGAGCGGTTCGGCGGGGTGCGGGACTACCTCACGACGGTCGTCGACGAGGCGCGCACGACGGGGTTCACCGCCACCGTCCTCGACCGACGCCGCTACCTGCCCGACCTGACGAGCGACAACCGTCAGCGCCGTGAGGCGGCCGAGCGCATGGCGCTCAACGCGCCCATCCAGGGCAGCGCGGCCGACCTCATCAAGCTCGCGATGCTCGGGGTGGACCGCGAGCTCACGCGGCGCGGGCTGACGACCCGGATGCTCCTGCAGGTGCACGACGAGCTCGTGCTCGAGGTGGCCGCCGGGGAGCGCGACGAGGTGGAGCAGCTGGTTCGTGAGCAGATGGCGGCCGCGGGTGCCGGGCTGCCCGGCGGTGCGCTCGACGTGGCTCTCGACGTGAGCGTCGGGGTGGGCGCCAGCTGGCACGAGGCGGGCCACTAG
- a CDS encoding hotdog fold thioesterase, with product MSDTPRAEPPAARPQAAPSPGVAVPSREDAASGPRPASLVDERGTLIERLGIAVTHVSAELAVGTMPVAGNTQPFGLLHGGATAALAETLGSYAAVAHAGPGRAAVGIELNATHHRSARAGTVTGTARAVHLGRTLATYEVVVEDEDGRRLCTARLTCMLVDAR from the coding sequence ATGTCCGACACTCCCCGCGCCGAGCCCCCCGCCGCCCGCCCGCAGGCTGCGCCGTCCCCGGGCGTCGCCGTGCCGTCGCGCGAGGACGCCGCGTCCGGCCCCCGGCCGGCGTCGCTCGTCGACGAACGGGGGACGCTGATCGAGCGGCTCGGCATCGCCGTCACGCACGTCAGCGCGGAGCTCGCGGTGGGCACGATGCCCGTCGCGGGCAACACGCAGCCGTTCGGGCTGCTGCACGGCGGGGCGACGGCCGCCCTGGCCGAGACCCTGGGCTCCTATGCGGCGGTCGCGCACGCGGGTCCGGGTCGAGCAGCCGTCGGGATCGAGCTCAACGCGACGCACCACCGCTCGGCGCGGGCCGGGACGGTCACGGGCACGGCTCGTGCGGTGCACCTGGGCCGCACGCTCGCGACGTACGAGGTCGTCGTCGAGGACGAGGACGGCCGCAGGCTGTGCACGGCCCGGCTGACCTGCATGCTGGTCGACGCGCGCTGA